The proteins below are encoded in one region of Zootoca vivipara chromosome 10, rZooViv1.1, whole genome shotgun sequence:
- the LRRC10 gene encoding leucine-rich repeat-containing protein 10 — protein MGNALRTVIAFFPSDACQKYILGDLEEMPIDKMLDLSSRQVRRFPLHICSFRELVKLYLSDNNLNHLPSELEQLQNLQILALDFNNFQTLPPVVCTLKQLCILYLGNNKLGDLPVELCQLQNLKTLWIESNCLYHLPDVVCELKQLKTLHAGSNALHSLPAQLCYLKDLRSIWLSGNLLPDFPPVLLHMPFLEIIDVDRNAITYFPSLVHLSSLKLVIYDHNPCRNAPKVAKGVHRVGRWSEESPEPRKRSGMERDKGSEDIDSILPPPGHLSLAE, from the coding sequence ATGGGCAACGCTTTACGAACAGTCATTGCTTTCTTCCCATCAGATGCCTGCCAGAAATACATCCTGGGAGACCTTGAAGAGATGCCAATTGATAAAATGTTGGATCTGAGCAGCAGGCAGGTGAGGCGGTTCCCACTGCACATTTGTTCTTTCAGGGAACTGGTCAAATTGTACCTGAGCGACAACAATCTGAATCATCTGCCCTCTGAGCTAGAACAGCTGCAGAACCTACAGATCTTGGCACTGGATTTCAACAATTTCCAAACTCTCCCCCCGGTGGTGTGCACCTTGAAGCAGCTGTGCATCCTTTACCTGGGCAACAACAAACTCGGAGACCTGCCTGTGGAGCTGTGCCAGCTGCAGAACCTGAAGACGCTCTGGATTGAGTCCAACTGTTTGTATCACCTGCCCGATGTGGTGTGCGAATTGAAGCAACTCAAGACGCTGCACGCTGGCTCCAATGCGCTGCACTCCCTGCCTGCACAGCTTTGTTACCTGAAGGACCTGCGCAGCATCTGGCTCTCAGGCAACCTGCTGCCCGATTTTCCCCCCGTGTTGCTTCACATGCCATTCCTGGAAATTATTGACGTCGACCGCAATGCCATCACTTACTTCCCCAGTCTTGTGCACCTGAGCAGCTTGAAGCTGGTGATCTATGACCACAACCCCTGTAGAAATGCACCCAAGGTAGCAAAGGGGGTGCATAGGGTTGGGAGATGGTCTGAGGAAAGCCCCGAACCTAGGAAACGTTCTGGTATGGAGAGGGACAAAGGATCCGAGGACATAGACTCCATTCTCCCTCCTCCAGGGCATCTCAGCCTAGCCGAGTGA